The genomic stretch accaggctccccgcccctgggattctccaggcaagaacactggagtgggttgccatttccttctccagtgcatgaaaatgaaagtgaagtcacttagtcatgtctgactcttagcgactctgactcttagcgaccccatggactgcagcctaccaggctcctccatccatgggattttccaggcaagagtactggagtggggtgccattgccttctccgttctcaGGATAGAAACTtaataattatttgtatttttcttttcaaatgaataataaaaagtaacTTCAAATATCTATTTTTCAGCCACAGAAGAAAGTGAGTCCTGCTTTGTCCAGCCAAAACCACGTGCACTGGGAAGAGAATCTACTTTGTGTGGCAAAGTACAAAAGGAAAGCCTTCCTCCATTAGACAAGCTCAAGATCTCAGCCGTGTCCACAGCTAATGGTGTTCAGTCCCTCCCTGAACAGCCCCTGGCAAAGGAGGCTGCAGACCCACCAGGAGCCACAGAGGAAACTCAGCCTCTGCAGGGACTGAAGGGGTCTGAGCCACCTCAGCCAGGTGGCAAAGATGGTGCTCCAGgagcagaaggaaaggaagaggatgtggaagcagtgacagaggcTCCGCCTTTGAAAGGAAGTGCTGAGACTGAACCTTTAGGAGCGGAAGCCGAGAATCAGCCTTTGATAACAGCGGGAGAGAGGGACTCTACTGGAGCAGTGGAAGGTACTGAGGATCCACAAGCTGCCGGAGAGATGACGCCTCTAGGAACAGCTGAGAGAGTTCCTCTGGAAGCAGCCAGAGAGCCAGGATCTCAAGAAGCTGGGGGAAAGGGTGAACAGTCCCAACTCCCAGAGGCAGTTCCCAAGGAGACAGAATCTCCGGAGATACTGGAAGGTAGTCAGCCTGTGGAAACAGCGGAGCCGCAGCAACTTCAAGAAACAGTTGGAGAAGATGAGCAGTCCCAACCTCTAGAAACAGTTCCCAAAGAGAATGCATCTCTGGAAGTGTCGGACGGAAGTCAGTCTGTGGGAGCCGAGGGAAAAAAGCAACTTCAGGAGACGATGGGGGAAAATGAGCAGTCTCAGCTTCGAGAGACGATTCCCAGAGAGCATGGCGGACCGGAAGTGTCGGATGGAAGTCAGTCTGTGGGAGCCGAGGAAGAGAAGCGACTTCAGGAAATGCTGGGGAAAGATGAGCAGCCCCAGCTTCGAGAGACGATTCCCAGAGAGCATGGCGGACCGGAGATGTCGGACGCAAGTCAGTCTGTGGAGACAGCTGTAAAGGCTGATTCACTCCATAAAGCTCCCGAAGGTCCTGGGAACATGGAGAAGATCCAACCTGAAAGAACAGTTGAAAGCATGGAACATCCGGCAGGAATTCTAGAGACAGGGGCAAAGGTGGAAATGGCCAGGAAAATTCACACTAACGAAGAGGACCAACACATTGAAGGTAAAGTCATGCTGTCAGATCAGGTTGTTTAGACGTGCTCCATAAGAGATCATctctgggggatgggggaggctgacACACAGCTCCCCCACCCCGGAGTCTCTCAGTGGTTGAAGTTCCCGTGATCCAAACTAAAAAGTCTTCCAGACTTGAACAACAGGCAACTTGGCTTTCCAGCAAAAGTGTTCTAAAGCATGGTCTTTAGAAAAGTATCTAGATTTTTAACCTAGTTTCATTGTTAAATGAAATGGGATATTGAAGGAATgttaaaatttcagaatttttccaaGTTCACTCTTCATCAGGCCCCATGTATGGTATGAGGATCCAGCGTAAAAATGGTCAGTGGAGGAActgactttttttaatatataattttatttatttatttatttttggttgcactgggtctttgttgtgtgtgggctttctctagttgcagccaagtggaggctactctctatacttgcagtgtgcaggcttctctcacTGTAGTGGCTTTCCTTGACTCTAGGTGAGTTGGCTTCAGTGCtatggcccatgggcttagttgctccatggcatgtgataccttcccagatcggggatcaaaccagtgttccctgtattgcaagggggactcctaaccactgaaccactagggaagcccaggaactgACTTTTTAATGAAAGAACACACGAATAATGCCTCTTAGAGTGTCATTTTATCTTTGCAATCTTATCCTTAGAAATTACTGTCAATCTCCCCTTgtccttcttctctttttatctttatgaGAAGACTA from Bos mutus isolate GX-2022 chromosome 14, NWIPB_WYAK_1.1, whole genome shotgun sequence encodes the following:
- the ERICH5 gene encoding glutamate-rich protein 5 isoform X2; this translates as MGCSSSALNKAGDGNRLRSATEESESCFVQPKPRALGRESTLCGKVQKESLPPLDKLKISAVSTANGVQSLPEQPLAKEAADPPGATEETQPLQGLKGSEPPQPGGKDGAPGAEGKEEDVEAVTEAPPLKGSAETEPLGAEAENQPLITAGERDSTGAVEGTEDPQAAGEMTPLGTAERVPLEAAREPGSQEAGGKGEQSQLPEAVPKETESPEILEGSQPVETAEPQQLQETVGEDEQSQPLETVPKENASLEVSDGSQSVGAEGKKQLQETMGENEQSQLRETIPREHGGPEVSDGSQSVGAEEEKRLQEMLGKDEQPQLRETIPREHGGPEMSDASQSVETAVKADSLHKAPEGPGNMEKIQPERTVESMEHPAGILETGAKVEMARKIHTNEEDQHIEGETGETVETEMESEKVSEGAETKEEETGEAMDLSAATQIGM
- the ERICH5 gene encoding glutamate-rich protein 5 isoform X1, yielding MGCSSSALNKAGDGNRLRSATEESESCFVQPKPRALGRESTLCGKVQKESLPPLDKLKISAVSTANGVQSLPEQPLAKEAADPPGATEETQPLQGLKGSEPPQPGGKDGAPGAEGKEEDVEAVTEAPPLKGSAETEPLGAEAENQPLITAGERDSTGAVEGTEDPQAAGEMTPLGTAERVPLEAAREPGSQEAGGKGEQSQLPEAVPKETESPEILEGSQPVETAEPQQLQETVGEDEQSQPLETVPKENASLEVSDGSQSVGAEGKKQLQETMGENEQSQLRETIPREHGGPEVSDGSQSVGAEEEKRLQEMLGKDEQPQLRETIPREHGGPEMSDASQSVETAVKADSLHKAPEGPGNMEKIQPERTVESMEHPAGILETGAKVEMARKIHTNEEDQHIEGETGETVETEMESEKVSEGAETKEEETGEAMDLSAATQIGMDGRVKGHSML